A DNA window from Helianthus annuus cultivar XRQ/B chromosome 15, HanXRQr2.0-SUNRISE, whole genome shotgun sequence contains the following coding sequences:
- the LOC110914178 gene encoding F-box/FBD/LRR-repeat protein At5g56420-like has protein sequence MKRKSTTSYIYNDDEHEHQQDRLSSLPDVLLIYIFSFIDTKLALQSQILSKRWVNVWTLLPVLNFDYSLLQRFDHFIHKVLTYRNASIKLDAVNIKVADYNTMATVFNYAMVNCVPNLSIDTSDYLTKYRPIQCLNGTDSLGKLELKGMFEFGRFSVCSGLVKLRFERVKIVESDPFSSDDDGGSPDIRPASETCSDFVPPEKTKTTIVSSAPPPLRRFAGEDGGGAGFGSDGGGSS, from the exons ATGAAGCGAAAATCAACAACAAGCTACATCTATAATGATGATGAACATGAACACCAACAAGACAGACTCAGCTCCTTACCGGATGTTCTTCTAATCTACATATTCTCCTTCATCGACACCAAACTAGCACTTCAATCTCAAATTCTCTCCAAACGTTGGGTAAACGTCTGGACTCTGCTCCCTGTTCTCAACTTTGACTATTCACTGTTACAACGTTTCGATCATTTCATTCATAAAGTCTTAACTTACCGTAATGCTTCAATTAAGCTGGACGCTGTTAATATTAAAGTTGCCGATTACAACACAATGGCTACAGTTTTTAATTATGCGATGGTTAATTGTGTCCCGAATTTGAGCATTGATACGTCTGATTACTTGACGAAATACCGGCCGATTCAATGTTTGAATGGTACTGATTCGTTGGGAAAGTTGGAGTTGAAAGGGATGTTTGAGTTTGGTAGGTTTTCGGTTTGTTCGGGTTTGGTTAAGTTGAGATTTGAGCGGGTTAAGATAGTTGAATCCGACCCGTTTTCATCAGACGATGACGGTGGGTCGCCGGACATCAGACCCGCTTCCGAAACATGTTCTGATTTTGTACCGCCGGAGAAGACGAAGACGACAATTGTGTCATCGGCGCCACCACCGCTGCG ACGATTTGCTGGTGAGGATGGCGGTGGTGCTGGTTTTGGCAGTGATGGTGGTGGTAGCAGCTGA